CTGGTTCGCCATTTAGCGGTGGTTGAGGAGTGTGAGAACAGCAAAAGACAAAGGATAGTCTGGCCAGGACATGCTGCTGAATTGAGAGAACAAAGAAAAGGCTCTGCACTTTGGCTGATGAAATGTTTGCCCATCTTTCATAAGAAGGGCTTGAGTGGACGATTCTGATTGTAAGCCAAGACTTTTAATTGAAAGTTTATGTTCtcaaaaacgaaacgaagaaATTCCAATGAATCGGTATTGTATGTATCAGCAATTCAATTATCAGTAACTAGTCATGTTACGTTTCACTTTCATTAATAATGGATATAGAAAACAAACAtatgaacatacatacatacatacatatgtaagtgtGAATGACTTTTTAGAATAAACTACCAACACCCCCACGAAAATACGTCATTTgaatatacattcatacatacatacatacatatttgttcCATAATGTTCGATTTGTTGTGATGAAATTCTGTTGTGGTAAACACAGAGATAGTACCGAGAAAGCCGGTTTCATGCCATTTCTGCAAGTCATTCAATTAAATATGCCAAATACAATTGTCGATATATCATTAGTTGGTAGCGTCAAAAGCAAAGCATCTCCAGCACGTTCCAAAATCGTGTACCGTTCCACACTCGAGGGAGAAGTTCCTCGCCCTCCTACCCTCTTCAGCCAACTAATAAAAACTTAGTCACGCAACTATAATGATTGGTTTTAAGAGCTACAAACTATCCAATTCCAACATGTACAGGGTATGTTAGAGTTCTAATCAAATGGTTCGATTTGTTTTCAGTTAGCTTTCACTTTTATCAATTAGATAACAAGgtttttaaacttttagaaaccaaattaaatcattcttatgGAGGTACATAGttgaataaacaaaaactaaaaatttattacattaaacattttcaaatcaaattttattccCAGAGATTAGTTTTTTGCCAAATCATGAAGATGAAGTCAGTAGACTACATATAAATCCAATTGTCACCattgaataaaataatataaatatatttaacttggaatttatatgttatatataaataatagaAATCAACTAGGAGATAAAAAGTTTGATTATTTTTCCCCTCAGAATTCAGTCTAAGTGGGCATACCATACATGTATAGATCTCTGATATGATAATCAAATATATCAACTAGGAAATGGcatataaatcaatttttgattatattaaaaacaaaaaatcatttGGTTACAAGCCTTTTGTTTAGATTGAGGTAAATAATTACTTATTTACTATGTGATAAGGCCACCACAAAATTATGTTAATCAAAAGAAATGTTTCATTTCATAAAtctttatttcaataaaatcgttttttgtttttgtttcatttttgttttttcttttcattttgcctttttacaattaaaattttgtttaaataatcGATGAAACCActtcaaatttttgtataatttacaTGAATATTAcaatttaaaagtaaaatttcGTGCTTTGTGTTTTTAGgtttttcatttataaattacGCATATGAGATTTTAAATCTATTTGACTTAATGTCAGCAGAAATAGCTCTAAATGCCGTATTCGCAATTTTGCCAAAACTTTCGAAAAGCCTTTTTTATTGGTCCTAGTTTGTTTTGGGCAAAATTGGGAATCCAGAAAGATCAGCAATACCATAATGAATAgaattcatttgtttttttgggaaaTAAATTGCACAAGAAATTCTTTTAGAATGTTTGTTTAGTTATATGGATTAGAGTGTGATCTGGAATctgttgtatgtatgtaagcatGTAATGACTGTGTCTATAGTttctatttatgtttatacacggatatatatatgcatataagtatatgtacatataggacatatatatatatgcatatatatatccatgtAATTATTAGCCAGTTTGGAACTGTATTTCAGTTACTATTGAGTTTGAGCTATTGTTTAGTTTAGATAAATTGAATTGATTGAGTGTAGTTAGGTTAGCCTTTTTATGTATAAATAGTTTTGAGTTAAAGTCTGTCTGCAGGTGTGaaggtgtgcgtgtgtgtgtggtaaaCATTTCTTGTAgataatatgtatatgtatatatatatatatatatgcatgtatactTTTTtaagtgtatatgtatgtatatatggcaGTTTATCAAAAATTTTGCAGTCGTATGTATATCCTTCTCTCCACACACATCATATTGGCGCTATTTATccgtgtttttattttaacatttatttgaaGCCTTCAGCGCTCTGTCTTCCCATCTGAAATTCCTCTTTAAGTTACGgcttcaaataaataaaacgtCAGTGCTCTTCGGGTGGTGTACGGAACTCAGAGATCCAATCGGTAACACGCAACCGAAAGATTTCTGTTTTGGTTAGAATCCAATCGCGATATTGATGTGGTATGTATTCAACTATTTTATCAGCTATATCTGGATTCTTGAACATAATCATATAGATAAGCAATACATTGATTATAAACAGCATCAGGAATGTCATCAGCGAGGAAAATGCAGCCTTGGAGAGTAGTTTAAGCCAGTTCTTTCCATTTGTTGAAGATTTCTTCTTTTGATTTGTCTTTTGTTGACTCAAAGATTTATTCACAGATGCCGTTGGAGGAGTTGCAGCAGCATTAACGGGCTTAAACGTCAATTCATTGTCCCCAGCAGCCATGGatttctttgattttgattttttattcgGTTTCGTTGGCTTTTTGGTCGCATTGGTCGTCCCATTACCTTGAGCATCGCCTCCTTCAGCCATTGAATTGCTTTGgttttgttgtcgttgttcACGTTCAATGAATTCGGGTTTGAAGTTTGCACAAATGTTGACCTGCCAGAAATGTAAACGAAAGCATATATGTCAAAGGAGACCACTCAATAATCAAGGGCCACTTTTAGCTTACAGTATTCTTGGCCGCCTGTTGGCAGTCCTTCAGAGTTGAGCAACGACCCACAATTTTCTCCCAGGCTGGTGTCAAGGGATTCCCCTTCAAGTCCAAATAGCGTAAACGAGTCAAACGGGCAAAACTCAGGGGTAAATGTTGCAGATAATTGTTGTACAAGTCCAAATGCCGCAATTGCTCCAATTGACCGAAATCCTCCGGAAGATATCGTATTTGGTTCTTACTCAAATCTAGGCGAACCAATCGTGTGAGGGAGGTAAAGTTGCGCTGATATGCAgatataaaaagtgtttatcataattatgaaatgaaaaatgtgaaattttAAGTGAATATGAGCGAGAAGTCCTGCGAGTTATTCACTTTCCACCACTTTTATTTCCGTCAATTAAACACAGTAACGGATTaagatttctttttcttaacCATTATTTCTTTCTAGAACCGGCCCAATGGAAATATCTTTGAAGAAAtagatatattatatacataagtaattAACTTACTCCTAGTGATATTAAGCGATTGCTGGAGAGATCCAGTACCGTGATCCGTTTGAATGAAGCCTGTGAAAggacaaaagcaaactgaatATTTTTGTGGAACCAAACGAAAACTACTTTAAAAttccatctttttttttggcaatgaCTTGAACGGGGTGGCAAAACCCAAAAATCAACCCCCTCAAGCCATTTTGGGCTGCAGTCATACACACACGGCCCGCAAGTGCTCTCAAGTGTAAATGCATGGCAATGGGACCAagtagagagaaagagagagatagagacaagggGGAAGTCGCCGTTAATTGCAACCCAGCCGGTAGGcaacgaacaacaacaaccacaacaacagaTGGGAAGAAGAATGAATGGGGGGAGAGATTAAGAAGTGGGATCCGTGTTTGCGCACACACTGGCTAGACTCTTGCCAGACATGGGCGACTAacatggatggatggatggatgtaTGGAGGGGAGGACAGTATGGAGCGCTGTAGGAAGAGGAAACCGCAGAAACATAGATACCACCAACTGAAACAAGCAATAATAAAATCAGTTTATACATATCCACTTACAATTTCACGGACAGGTATTTCGCTCAGCTCAGACAAGCTGAGATCGCACATTTCATCTTCCACCCGCTCCTTAACATTTACTTTCACTTTATCGCCGGTTCTCggcatatttttttgtgttgttttgtgttgttttaGAACGCTCAGGTTCTGTTTAGCCGGTCACTCTCTACTTCGAGAGAAATGGCCACCTTTGGACTCGAGAAGAACTGTCACTCTCGGAATCGTAAGAAACGGTCACACTTTGAATGTTAGCTAGGTTTGGCCGTTACTTTACTGGTTTTAAGCTTGAACAGTGTCTTActcttttaattatttaaagtatttggtaaatatttactatagctactcgagatttcagtgtttgaaaataaaaatcggCTAAAAAATCCGCTAAATTGCATTTTAGTGTTGTGTAACGCAGTTATTCTAGGTTTTTGGCGCTGCCAGACTGTCTTGTTTTTTGGCGCGTATTTTGAacagtgttttttttgcgggCAATTTAAAACGTAttgttaatttcaatttttttccccccaaCCCAGTACTGCgaaaaaaagatgaaaaaatgTTACTTAAAAATAAGACTTAAAATACTGATTAAAATTAGATCTTAAAATATTAAGAACAAAAAAgagttaatttcaaaattaaattaaaaatattaccTAAAAATAAGACTTAAAATACTGATTAATATTAAATCTTAATAttttaagaacaaaaaaaagttaatttcaaaattaaattaaaaatgaaaacaaaaccgaaaatagaaaaattaaaaaaaaaatcatcaaaatgACGGATGATGAGTtgtatgaatttttgtttgctcATAGAGCACTTTGAAGGACAGTAAATTGTACCTCCTGTGGTAAACCAGCGACATTGATCAAGGATCTTAATTTCCGATGTCAACGTCAATACCGATGCGTACAGAATCGGCGGCAAATGTATAACAGGTGTAAATTTTTGTCAGGAAAGACTCGATTTTTGAGCAATCTAAAGTCTGGGAAAGATCTGCTACCATGGAGCAGAAGTTCAATGAGGATGAGCATGGAATGTCTTTATTCGGGAGGTATACCTGTTACTGGGGGGTGAATTCGGGAAACGGAAATGAGGCCAGCTCTGCTTGAGGTAATAAGGACAAACACTATCTTTATGTCGGATTGTTGGACTGCGAAGGGGGTGCATCAAAGCGTAACTTTGATCCCTAAAAGCACATACCCAAAACATAGGTATATAGCGGAGTTCCGGTTACACCACATATTCACTACGATTGGGCATCGGAATCATTGCCCAAAGAGGAGGAACTAGACTGGTCCAAATCCAGAGCCGCCAGTTCCTCATCTAAGGgctgttttatttatttctcgCACATTACTTGTGAAAATCCTGTGCAGTTTGGGTACTTGTACCCTTTTCGCGTTTCTGCTCAAATAGGCAAATGTCCAACTTCATCCTGCCGCACCATTTGATTAGGTTTCAAGCTTCGTTAGTATCTCAATATCGACAATATTTAGCCGAAAGTCAACAACTTCCAGTAGATGGTGAAAAATACGAACCTCCCACTTCTTGGTACAATTTTGTATCTTCCAGTTCCTGTCGATTAAATCAACGCCTCCCAAATACCTATTGTATTGTGCACCCGCAAACGGACGGTCAATCTCAACATATTCTTTTTTGGCTTTGTTGAATCGACAAACTTTGTCCTTGGGAATTATCCCACTGTTGTCCAATTTCTAGGCCAGTTACTTAATTGTGTCCTTGTTAGGAGATTCGATGCCTAATAACTTCCCTTGCCACACAATTTTCCCGAAAAGATTAGTCGACGTTATTCCGTTTGTACATTTATTTGCGTTCGTCGCATTCGAGTTCACAtggtacagtaaattcttAAAGTTATGTGCTACGAGAGAGAGCAATTCAAAGTACAATGTAATGGGAAAAGGAAGAAAATCAGAATAATTATATGAATGAGTTTAAATTCAGCATTTCTCCTCCAACAACCACCACAGGTGGATGCTAATGATATGATTTTATTGTccaaccaaataaaaaaaattttatttttctttgttctcaattcaataaactttaagcgcgttttgggcccgagtagctatagtaaatatttaccatcgTTTTTTTTCCAGCGCTGCAAAATCTATCAAGTCACATAGTTCTGTCGACTATCGATGGACTCCCAGCTCTAAGGTTTACGTTTGCATAAATTTACTATCTCTATGAAAAActctttaaaaatattcttaCTCGTTCGCGAGTCTGTTACTCATTAAAGAGTCTGATACTCATTACAACTTCATATTATGTCCAGAGCAAATTTTGacgtttaaacttcaaatatcgttgcccgctaaattcaaattatccaactggcagttgaattcaaaaattcaaatgcccaaaagtccgtttcgcatttaaaaataattttaaaccagccgcctactaagtaattccgttggcctggtatttcatatttagTCCAGTGCAAAGTTTGaagtttaaacttcaaatatcgttgcccgctaaattcaaattatccaactggcagttgaattcaaaaattcaaatgcccaaaagtccgttacgcatttaaaaatagttttaaaccagccacctactaagtaattctgttggcctggtatttcatattttgtccAGAGCAAAGTTTGacgtttaaacttcaaatatcgttgcccgttaaattcaaattatccaactggcagttaaattcaaatgcccaaaagtccgttacgcatttaaaaataattttaaaccagtcgcctactaagtaattctgttggcctggtatttcatattttgtccagagcaaattttgacgtttaaacttcaaatatcgttgcccgctaaattcaaattatccaactggcagttgaattcaaaaattcaaatgcccaaaagtccgttacgcatttaaaaataattttaaaccagccacctactaagtaattctgttggcctggtatttcatattttgtccAGAGCAAAGTTTGacgtttaaacttcaaatatcgttgcccgttaaattcaaattatccaactggcagttaaattcaaatgcccaaaagtccgttacgcatttaaaaataattttaaaccagtcgcctactaagtaattctgttggcctggtatttcatattttgtccAGAGCAAAGTTTGACGcttaaacttcaaatatcgttgcccgctaaattcaaattatccaactggcagttaaattcaaatgcccaaaagtccgttacgcatttaaaaataattttaaaccagccgcctactaagtaattctgttggcctggtatttcatattttgtccagagcaaattttgacgtttaaacttcaaatatcgttgcccgctaaattcaaattatccaactggcagttgaattcaaaaattcaaatgcccaaaagtccgttacgcatttaaaaataattttaaaccagccgcctactaagtaattctgttggcctggtatttcatattttgtccAGAGCAAAGTTTGacgtttaaacttcaaatatcgttgcccgttaaattcaaattatccaactggcagttgaattcaaaaattcaaatgcccaaaagtccgttacgcatttaaaaataattttaaaccagccacctactaagtaattctgttggcctggtatttcatattttgtccagagcaaattttgacgtttaaacttcaaatatcgttgcccgctaaattcaaattatccaactggcagttagttgaattcaaaaattcaaatgcccaaaagtccgttacgcatttaaaaataattttaagccagccgcctactaagtaattctgttggcctggtatttcatattttgtccagagcaaattttgaagtttaaacttcaaatatcgttgcccgctaaattcaaattatccaactggcagttgaattcaaaaattcaaatgcccaaaagtccgttacgcatttaaaaataattttaagccagccgcctactaagtaattctgttggcctggtatttcatattttgtccagagcaaattttgaagtttaaacttcaaatatcgttgcccgctaaattcaaattatccaactggcagttaaattcaaatgcccaaaagtccgttacgcatttaaaaataattttaaaccagccgcctactaagtaattctgttggcctggtatttcatattttgtccagagcaaattttgacgtttaaacttcaaatatcgttgcccgctaaattcaaattatccaactggcagttgaattcaaaaattcaaatgcccaaaagtccgttacgcatttaaaaataattttaagccagccgcctactaagtaattctgttggcctggtatttcatattttgtccAGAGCAAAGTTTGacgtttaaacttcaaatatcgttgcccgttaaattcaaattatccaactggcagttaaattcaaatgcccaaaagtccgttacgcatttaaaaataattttaaaccagccgcctactaagtaattctgttggcctggtatttcatattttgtccAGAGCAAAGTTTGACGcttaaacttcaaatatcgttgcccgctaaattcaaattatccaactggcagttgaattcaaaaattcaaatgcccaaaagtccgttacgcatttaaaaataattttaaaccagccacctacgaagtaattctgttggcctggtatttcatattatGACCAGAGCAAATTTTGACGTTTAAAGAACAaatatcgttgcccgctaaattcaaattatccaactggcagttaaattcaaatgcccaaaagtccgttacgcatttaaaaataattttaaaccagtcgcctactaagtaattctgttggcctggtatttcatattttgtccAGAGCAAAGTTTGACGcttaaacttcaaatatcgttgcccgctaaattcaaattatccaactggcagttgaattcaaatgcccaaaagtccgttacgcatttaaaaataattttaaaccagccgcctactaagtaattctgttggcctggtatttcatattttgtccagagcaaattttgacgtttaaacttcaaatatcgttgcccgctaaattcaaattatccaactggcagttgaattcaaaaattctaatgcccaaaagtccgttacgcatttaaaaataattttaaaccagccacctactaagtaattctgttggcctggtatttcatattttgtccAGAGCAAATTTTGACGTTTaacttcaaatatcgttgcccgctaaattcaaattatccaactggcagttgaattcaaaaattcaaatgcccaaaagtccgttacgcatttcaaaataattttaaaccagccgcctactaagtaattctgttggcctggtatttcatattttgtccagagcaaattttgacgtttaaacttcaaatatcgttgcccgctaaattcaaattatccaactggcagttgaattcaaaaattcaaatgcccaaaagtccgttacgcatttaaaaataattttaaaccagtcgcctactaagtaattctgttggcctggtatttcatattttgtccAGAGCAAAGTTTGACGcttaaacttcaaatatcgttgcccgctaaattcaaattatccaactggcagttaaattcaaatgcccaaaagtccgttacgcatttaaaataattttaaaccagccgcctactaagtaattctgttggcctggtatttcatattttgtccagagcaaattttgacgtttaaacttcaaatatcgttgcccgctaaattcaaattatccaactggcagttgaattcaaaaattcaaatgcccaaaagtccgttacgcatttaaaaataattttaagccagccgcctactaagtaattctgttggcctggtatttcatattttgtccagagcaaattttgaagtttaaacttcaaatatcgttgcccAACCCGCCAACCCCTAAAGTATGCTACGCAGTttggaaaaaatttaaaccaGTCACCTACTAAATCTGCAGTCTCCAGTGTTCATGATGTGGCTGCGGGCGTGCCTCAAGGAAGTGTTCTCGGTCCTCTACTATACACGGTGTATACTTCTGATATACCCAGGCCTGAGGAAGAAAACAAGTCCTTAATAGCTTCCTATGCAGATGATGTCTGTATGTTTTATTCCTCGTCGTGTGAGTATTCTGCCGCTGATGGAGTGCAAGAATATCTCCATCTGCTTGAGAGCTGGGCTCGCAGATGGAATATAATGCTAAACGAGGCCAAATGCTTAAATATATGCTTCACATTGAGAAGAAAGCATCCTCTCCGTGTATGGCTTAACGGTAAGGTGctaaaaacagaagaaaaggCAAAATACCTGGGAGTAGTCCTAGACAAACGCCTTACTTTTAAAGATCACATCGAAGCCTCTCTAAAAACATGCAGAATCAACTGGTCGAAACTAAACTGGCTGATAAATGGCAAAAGCAAATTGCCACTAAGATGCAAACGGGCACTATATAATGCCATAATAGCTCCTACTTGGAGATATGGAGTCCAAATCTGGGGGATGGTGGCAGATTTCAATAGAAAAAAGGTACAAACTTTTCCAAACAAAGCTCTGCGGCAGATGACAGGGTGTCCATGGTTTATCCGAGGCGCATCACTACACCATGATCTTGACGTGGAAACGGTAGAAGGCCAAATAAATCGCCACACCAGCAGGTACAATGATAGGCTGCAGACACATGCAAACCGGCTGGCGAGACCCCTTGCGAGCCAAAGGACCATCGACAGGCTGAAGAGAAGGCAATATCTTACAAGGATACGCTAAGTTGCTGATTTGTATAACTAAATAAAACATACCACTAAAAATATAGattaatgtacatatataaataagatTAAAATTTTCACTGTTAGTAATAACTGTTTGGCGTATTACATTATGTTAAGTTAAAAGCTTTGTTAAGATCATTTGTGAATCGATTCCTTGCTAAAATACACAtataccaaaaaaagaaaaaaaaaaaatttttctgaAACCCCCTTACAAAAATCGAGTAATATTTTTAGAaggatattgaaaatcctGAAAGCAGAAAGCAGATCGAAAAATCTGATACTGGACAACCAGAAAAAGTATGTCCTGACGAAATCGATCAATGTGCTGCGGAGATATGGCCTCTAGAAAATGATcctattttcgttttttcgcTCTAGAATCCACAAATCCTTTCGCAGGACTAAAGAACATGGTTTCCTAGGATGTCCTTGATTATATCTATCGATTGGCTTCAAAAAAATGTTGGGGTCCCCTAAGGATGCAGAACATGCAATCTTTTTAAAAGACCCTTTTCTCAACATTTCGAAGGACATTCCAGGACATGGTGATGTCATTAGATGCGCGTTGTTAAGGACTTCCATCATGCCACAGGATATAAAAAACATCtttcaaatgaatttttaagCCTACtgaataaaaaatatgtagcatacttttagggcGAATACAATGAATTTGTCAAGAAAGTGTTGCATACTTATTTGGGACAGAAAATAAtcttaaaaatatgaaatcccaggccaacagaataaCTTAGTAGGCGACTGgtttaccaccgattgttcctatgggagctatataatatagtgctccgatccggctgaatctgagatatacaaactgtgcagtatatacaggCTTACATgcaatttcaactctgtagctcttacggtctaggaggggTTTAtgtgaactcgtctcgtcgtgctgatcaagaatatatatgtatactttatatgCTATTTACCATTTgtgcaagggtataaacattacgtagcatacttttttggcaTTTGAAAATGTGACTTAAGTTGAATATAGGCCGTTCTAGGTCGACTTGCAAGTAACATTCGTTTTCTCAaataacaaaaccaacaaattatAAAACTGAACACTGTGAGcgacgtttttttttctttttgtaatttgcGAATTCTAATATTGAAATTCGGCTTGTTTATAAgcttaatattaatttaacattggtttttaaaattactATATATACAGAAACAGACATAGATACAAACATTGCAGATAATTATCCACTCCAAGggcttacaaaaaaaaaaattcacacACGCAGAGATAGCTTATCTAGTTCATACTTTAAAGGCATCATTACTAATTTCTAGTTGATCCGCGATCACTACCAGGCGACATTCCTTACTGCTGCGGGCAGGCCGCAAATGGCATTATGTACGGGTATGGCCAAAAAGCCGGCCAGAGCTATGCCATAGGAATCCGATTGGACCACCATTGCCATGGCAAACTGCTGTCGATCTGGCGTTATTTCCTTGGACATGCGATAGAAGGTGTTCACGTAGGCACCACCGCCCAATAGACCCTCCCACAATACGATGGCAAAGACAATCCAAATGCTGGGCGTGTACCACCATATGACCTCAGTGAGGAAATATACAACATTGATGAACTGAAAGACGGACATTAGCCAGATCCTATTCAGCTGGAAGATGTTAACCGAAGAACGGGAGATGAAAACACCAATTTGATAGTCAACATTGAGCCAGCGATATTGTGACTCCTTGCTAAGGAATATGTCCTCGAAGTAAACCAACTCGAACTGTAAcaggaaaaaaagaagatgcGAGAATAGATTAGTATTTGAATTTATAAGCAACTTTTGCAAACACTTACCAAGCCCTGATTAATGAAATACTCAAAGAAGTAAACCAAACACAATGGAAGCATGTATTTCAACAAATGTTTGATGTAGAAGAATTTCTCCTTGAAGCCCACCAATGGCTTGTCAT
The sequence above is a segment of the Drosophila willistoni isolate 14030-0811.24 chromosome XR unlocalized genomic scaffold, UCI_dwil_1.1 Seg143, whole genome shotgun sequence genome. Coding sequences within it:
- the LOC6645482 gene encoding leucine-rich repeat-containing protein 59; protein product: MPRTGDKVKVNVKERVEDEMCDLSLSELSEIPVREIASFKRITVLDLSSNRLISLGRNFTSLTRLVRLDLSKNQIRYLPEDFGQLEQLRHLDLYNNYLQHLPLSFARLTRLRYLDLKGNPLTPAWEKIVGRCSTLKDCQQAAKNTVNICANFKPEFIEREQRQQNQSNSMAEGGDAQGNGTTNATKKPTKPNKKSKSKKSMAAGDNELTFKPVNAAATPPTASVNKSLSQQKTNQKKKSSTNGKNWLKLLSKAAFSSLMTFLMLFIINVLLIYMIMFKNPDIADKIVEYIPHQYRDWILTKTEIFRLRVTDWISEFRTPPEEH